A single region of the Raphanus sativus cultivar WK10039 chromosome 1, ASM80110v3, whole genome shotgun sequence genome encodes:
- the LOC108858597 gene encoding protein TRIGALACTOSYLDIACYLGLYCEROL 5, chloroplastic-like, protein MSNKRIRDDEKGLVMKLFQDVGSVGPALALGAGCGFGFGAGLIGGYGPGVPKLQFGLGFGAGCGIGIGIGYGVGRGAVFDHDRAFYNVIDYLWWKMVRSIYY, encoded by the coding sequence ATGAGCAACAAGAGGATCAGAGACGATGAGAAAGGATTGGTAATGAAGCTTTTTCAGGACGTCGGAAGTGTTGGTCCGGCCTTAGCACTCGGCGCTGGTTGTGGGTTTGGTTTCGGCGCCGGTCTTATCGGAGGATACGGACCAGGAGTTCCTAAACTGCAGTTTGGGCTTGGGTTTGGAGCTGGATGTGGAATCGGTATAGGAATTGGCTATGGTGTTGGTAGAGGCGCCGTGTTCGATCACGATCGGGCCTTTTATAACGTCATCGACTATCTCTGGTGGAAGATG